The following are from one region of the Paenibacillus protaetiae genome:
- a CDS encoding ATP-binding cassette domain-containing protein: MVLHAIEVNGLRKSYGAHTVLDGIRLSVAKGTIYALLGPNGAGKTTLIHILSTLVHPDSGSARIAGYDILSDRNNVRQAISLTGQFAAVDEVLTGSENLMMMSRLSGLSAAQSRTRTKELLQQFELEEAAFKRVKTYSGGMRRRLDLAVSLVVSRPVLFLDEPTTGLDTASRRSLWEMIRQLKNEGMTIFLTTQYLEEADQLADEIAVLNGGRIAAAGTADELKARVGGEVIELRGLKDELIGSIPTDGSVRDVRQKLNELEASCPPDVRIVIRKPSMDDVFLALTGSSPALHKEVSLG; encoded by the coding sequence ATGGTATTACATGCCATTGAAGTAAACGGCTTGCGCAAAAGCTACGGCGCCCACACCGTGCTTGACGGCATCCGCTTGTCGGTTGCAAAAGGAACGATATATGCGCTGCTTGGACCAAACGGCGCCGGCAAAACAACGCTGATTCATATTTTATCGACCCTGGTCCATCCTGACAGCGGTTCTGCCCGAATTGCCGGATATGACATCCTATCGGACCGAAACAACGTCCGGCAAGCGATCAGCCTTACCGGCCAATTCGCTGCAGTAGACGAAGTGCTGACCGGTTCGGAAAATTTGATGATGATGTCCCGGCTGTCCGGATTGTCGGCGGCACAATCCCGTACCCGGACGAAAGAGCTGCTGCAGCAATTCGAGCTGGAGGAAGCCGCATTCAAACGGGTAAAAACGTATTCAGGCGGCATGCGCCGCAGATTGGATCTTGCGGTCAGTCTCGTTGTCAGCCGTCCGGTGCTGTTTCTCGACGAGCCTACAACCGGCCTTGATACGGCCAGCCGCCGCTCCTTATGGGAAATGATCCGGCAGCTGAAGAATGAAGGAATGACCATTTTCTTGACAACGCAATATTTGGAGGAAGCCGATCAGCTTGCCGATGAAATCGCCGTGTTGAACGGCGGCAGAATTGCCGCTGCCGGAACGGCAGATGAATTGAAAGCACGGGTTGGCGGCGAAGTCATCGAGCTTCGCGGACTGAAAGATGAGCTGATCGGTTCCATTCCGACGGACGGGAGCGTCCGAGATGTCCGGCAGAAGCTGAATGAGCTGGAGGCATCCTGTCCCCCGGATGTTCGGATTGTCATTCGCAAGCCAAGCATGGACGATGTATTCCTTGCCTTAACGGGCAGCAGTCCAGCTCTTCACAAGGAGGTATCTTTAGGATGA
- a CDS encoding helix-turn-helix transcriptional regulator gives MDELQYESDDGTFSVSHRKALRHHMPASHWHSTYEIFYLISGKREFFIKDRTIVVSEGDVVVIAPHILHRTTNTEMPAHERLIINMDEGMLSSVYGSGNDIVTPLFQPLLDKEYMIITSSVQDRIVLDELTKRMLHEMEDHQPGFDLYARTLALQLLLICCRRVWRSGLDPLPAPSPMHETILEIVRYINGHYAEELTLHVLAEKFFVSPYYLSRFFKEVTGYTFVEYVNSVRVKEAIKLLQASSLKVGLIAKKAGFSSVTHFGRVFKSVTGHVPLYYRKTNLLKRP, from the coding sequence ATGGATGAGCTGCAATATGAAAGTGATGATGGAACCTTCTCTGTGTCCCATCGGAAGGCGCTTCGGCACCATATGCCGGCCAGCCATTGGCATAGCACTTATGAAATTTTTTATTTGATCTCCGGGAAAAGAGAGTTTTTCATTAAAGACCGGACGATTGTAGTGAGTGAAGGCGATGTCGTCGTTATTGCTCCGCATATATTGCACCGGACAACGAATACCGAAATGCCTGCTCATGAACGGCTTATTATTAATATGGACGAAGGCATGTTAAGTTCGGTTTATGGCAGCGGAAATGATATCGTCACCCCTTTGTTCCAGCCCTTACTGGACAAGGAATACATGATTATAACTAGTTCTGTTCAGGACCGGATTGTATTGGATGAACTCACGAAACGCATGCTGCATGAAATGGAAGACCATCAACCCGGCTTTGACCTGTACGCCCGCACATTGGCGCTGCAGCTGCTCTTAATTTGCTGCCGGCGTGTATGGCGAAGCGGCCTGGATCCGCTTCCGGCGCCAAGCCCGATGCACGAAACGATTCTGGAGATCGTCCGATATATCAATGGGCATTATGCAGAGGAATTGACGCTTCATGTGCTGGCGGAGAAATTTTTTGTCAGTCCCTATTACTTAAGCCGTTTCTTTAAAGAAGTAACCGGTTATACGTTCGTGGAATATGTAAACAGCGTCAGAGTAAAGGAAGCGATAAAGCTGCTGCAGGCTTCTTCACTGAAAGTCGGCTTGATCGCCAAAAAAGCGGGCTTCAGCAGTGTTACGCATTTCGGCAGAGTGTTCAAATCGGTTACCGGTCATGTGCCGTTATATTATCGGAAAACAAATCTGCTTAAGCGGCCTTGA
- a CDS encoding TetR/AcrR family transcriptional regulator yields the protein MDNEHTTGEDKLSQLPPGVALSWGIVKQQKRGPKGELSIKKIVDAAIAIADQKGLAAVSMSKVAQSLGYTTMSLYRYMTSKDDLLVLMQDAVCNIPIPPEVEGKPWREEMKAFVWACIGVFRDHPWFGDIPIKSVPLTPGNLRIVDWVLRIMSKFPLNDFEKMSFVMLLSSYGRACGLIARDADTAVRTGDGLESFNGHRYGDALRLLVKPELFPYLHPVLHSGAYTEEADNPIGDDLEFGLDRILDGFEHYLKLKAERQ from the coding sequence ATGGATAACGAACATACTACCGGCGAAGACAAGCTGAGCCAGCTGCCGCCTGGCGTAGCGCTGAGCTGGGGAATCGTCAAGCAGCAGAAGCGCGGGCCAAAAGGCGAGCTCAGCATTAAAAAAATTGTAGACGCGGCTATTGCGATAGCGGATCAGAAAGGGCTGGCGGCCGTGTCCATGAGCAAAGTGGCCCAGTCGCTTGGCTATACGACAATGTCGCTTTACCGTTATATGACAAGCAAAGACGATCTGCTGGTACTGATGCAGGACGCTGTATGCAATATCCCGATCCCGCCGGAGGTGGAAGGCAAACCTTGGCGCGAGGAAATGAAAGCGTTCGTCTGGGCTTGTATCGGCGTATTCCGGGACCATCCCTGGTTCGGCGACATTCCGATTAAAAGCGTGCCGCTTACGCCCGGAAACCTGCGTATCGTGGACTGGGTGCTGCGCATTATGAGCAAGTTTCCGCTTAACGATTTTGAGAAAATGTCATTTGTGATGCTGCTTAGCAGCTATGGGCGCGCCTGCGGGCTAATCGCCAGAGATGCGGATACAGCTGTCCGTACCGGAGACGGGCTGGAATCGTTTAACGGACATCGGTACGGAGATGCGCTCAGGCTGCTGGTGAAGCCCGAGCTGTTCCCGTATTTGCATCCGGTGCTTCATTCCGGCGCCTATACGGAAGAAGCGGACAATCCGATCGGCGACGACTTGGAGTTTGGGCTGGACCGGATATTGGACGGCTTCGAGCATTACTTGAAGCTGAAAGCGGAAAGGCAATAG
- a CDS encoding transporter substrate-binding domain-containing protein: MYRKWRYGGLAAVCFIVLLLAACGGNSNGAGAGKNGTNGTGSPAAGESNLLEQIKASGVLKVGLMGTYAPYNFLNKNKELDGFDVDIAKEVAKRLGVKAEFVTQDWSGMIAGLQAKKFDAVISQMTITDERKQQMDFSDPYITNDVKIIVKDSNTSITKVEDFKGKNIGVGLGTNDETFLRTELMPKVGKFTIKTYDDVIMSLADLNNGRIDATINNIYALKPIIDENGYKIKAVGKPLKSDQAGIAVRKNNPELVEALNTALNHMRDDGTYTNIFKKWFGEEPAAPAA, encoded by the coding sequence ATGTACAGAAAATGGCGTTATGGCGGGCTGGCCGCAGTTTGCTTCATTGTGTTGCTGCTTGCTGCATGCGGCGGAAATTCAAACGGCGCCGGCGCCGGCAAAAACGGCACGAATGGGACAGGCAGCCCGGCCGCCGGGGAATCCAATCTGCTGGAGCAGATTAAAGCTTCAGGCGTGCTGAAGGTCGGGCTGATGGGCACCTATGCGCCGTACAACTTTTTGAACAAAAACAAGGAGTTGGACGGGTTTGACGTCGACATTGCCAAAGAGGTTGCCAAACGGCTTGGCGTGAAAGCGGAGTTTGTGACCCAGGACTGGTCGGGCATGATCGCCGGTCTGCAAGCCAAAAAGTTCGACGCCGTCATCAGCCAGATGACCATTACGGACGAGCGGAAGCAGCAGATGGACTTCTCCGATCCGTATATTACGAATGACGTCAAAATTATTGTAAAAGACAGCAACACCAGCATTACCAAGGTGGAAGATTTCAAAGGCAAAAATATCGGCGTCGGGCTTGGCACCAACGATGAGACATTTTTGCGTACCGAGCTGATGCCGAAGGTCGGCAAATTTACGATCAAAACATACGACGACGTCATTATGTCGCTGGCTGATTTAAACAATGGCCGCATTGACGCGACGATTAACAACATCTACGCCTTGAAGCCAATCATTGACGAGAACGGCTACAAAATAAAAGCAGTCGGCAAACCGCTTAAATCCGATCAGGCCGGCATCGCCGTGCGTAAAAATAACCCTGAGCTGGTAGAGGCGCTGAACACAGCGCTGAATCATATGCGGGATGACGGCACCTATACGAATATATTCAAAAAGTGGTTTGGCGAGGAACCCGCCGCGCCGGCAGCCTGA
- a CDS encoding Na+/H+ antiporter yields MDLLTQVILLLICLLLSNVVSHYLPSIPVALIQIALGIGLALAVSHVSFEIETEWFLLLFVAPLLYNDGRHFPRDELWNMKGAILGNAILLVLITTIGGGYAIHWLIPSIPLAAAFALAAILSPTDPVAVNGIAKRIRIPEKVLHLVRGESLINDATGLVSFNYAVAAVVTGYFSLHKALFDFAYMFVIGGLLGIVLGILSTGIRFVLRKQGIQDAAFHTLLQLLTPFVIFIVTEEWLHASGVVAVVVAGMIHALVKERTETLVAEEQVLTENAWSILSFILNGLVFLLLGLNIPSTIRETVANPNMSNTLVVGYAFTIGLVILGIRFIWTHLFAWYEYRTGRTEKPAKPKLVTTLVTSLTGVRGAVTMAGVLSIPYVIRDGGPFPERSLILFLAAGVILFTILAATLLLPFVSRETGGTEGEGAKLDMSEAKQKMLLSAIRTLRKQITEENEAAAYELIDEYKQMFQQIMPEQAGRYHEQITQVHLAALQAEREVIEAASREGQLDSHLFDAFEQILDSREKRLAGSVRLGMTYVIRSLFRKVRRTSKPGSAGRQVKIALLQQGMDIQLKAMESAIHAIEAYAKEMNTPEIADGVKSDYRRMISRLRSKLKQTDPLDLAEKQEQKEELRLKVMDIERSEIRMMFEAGTISREQAKELRRFLNYIENVTLYEYAE; encoded by the coding sequence ATGGACTTATTAACTCAAGTTATTTTGCTGCTTATTTGCTTGCTTCTCTCGAATGTCGTAAGCCATTATTTGCCTTCGATTCCTGTGGCGCTTATTCAAATCGCATTAGGAATCGGACTGGCGCTTGCCGTCAGCCACGTTTCGTTTGAGATTGAAACGGAATGGTTTCTGCTGCTGTTTGTAGCGCCGCTGCTTTATAACGACGGCAGGCATTTTCCGCGCGATGAGCTGTGGAATATGAAAGGGGCTATTCTTGGCAACGCCATTCTGCTTGTTCTGATTACGACAATCGGCGGAGGTTACGCTATTCATTGGCTTATCCCTTCCATTCCGCTCGCAGCCGCGTTTGCACTGGCCGCCATTCTATCGCCAACCGATCCGGTGGCGGTTAACGGCATTGCGAAACGGATCCGCATTCCGGAGAAGGTGCTTCATCTCGTGCGCGGCGAATCACTGATTAATGATGCAACCGGCCTTGTTTCGTTTAATTATGCGGTAGCGGCTGTCGTCACCGGCTACTTTTCGCTGCATAAAGCATTGTTTGATTTCGCTTATATGTTTGTTATCGGCGGTCTGCTTGGCATCGTGCTGGGCATCCTGTCGACCGGCATTCGGTTTGTGCTCCGAAAGCAGGGCATTCAGGATGCCGCCTTTCATACGCTGCTGCAGCTGCTGACGCCGTTTGTTATTTTTATCGTCACGGAGGAATGGCTGCATGCATCCGGCGTCGTTGCTGTCGTTGTGGCGGGCATGATCCATGCACTAGTGAAGGAACGGACCGAAACGCTGGTAGCGGAGGAACAAGTGCTGACCGAAAATGCCTGGTCCATTTTGTCCTTTATTTTAAACGGCCTTGTTTTTCTGTTGTTAGGCTTAAATATCCCATCAACAATCCGGGAAACCGTTGCGAACCCGAACATGAGCAATACGTTAGTGGTCGGCTACGCGTTTACGATCGGCCTTGTAATTCTGGGCATCCGGTTTATATGGACGCATCTGTTCGCCTGGTATGAATACCGGACCGGCCGTACGGAAAAGCCTGCTAAGCCGAAGCTGGTCACTACGCTTGTGACCAGCTTGACCGGCGTGCGCGGCGCTGTAACGATGGCGGGTGTTCTGTCTATTCCGTATGTGATCCGTGACGGCGGTCCGTTCCCGGAGCGATCCCTTATTTTGTTTTTGGCGGCAGGGGTTATATTGTTTACTATCCTCGCAGCTACGCTGTTGCTGCCGTTTGTAAGCCGTGAAACCGGTGGGACGGAAGGGGAAGGCGCCAAGCTGGATATGAGCGAGGCGAAGCAAAAGATGCTGTTGTCTGCCATTCGGACGCTACGGAAGCAGATTACCGAGGAGAACGAAGCCGCAGCTTATGAGCTGATTGATGAATATAAGCAAATGTTTCAGCAGATCATGCCTGAACAAGCAGGGCGTTATCATGAGCAAATTACCCAGGTTCATCTCGCAGCATTGCAGGCGGAGCGGGAGGTTATAGAGGCGGCATCCCGCGAAGGTCAGCTGGATAGTCATTTGTTTGACGCGTTTGAGCAAATTTTGGACAGCAGGGAGAAACGATTAGCCGGCAGCGTGCGTTTGGGGATGACCTACGTGATTCGAAGCCTGTTCCGCAAGGTGAGACGGACGAGCAAGCCCGGATCAGCGGGCAGACAGGTGAAGATCGCTTTGCTGCAGCAAGGCATGGATATCCAGTTGAAGGCGATGGAATCCGCTATACATGCCATCGAAGCTTATGCGAAAGAAATGAATACGCCTGAAATCGCGGATGGGGTCAAATCCGACTACAGACGAATGATAAGCCGGCTGCGCAGTAAACTGAAACAGACAGATCCGCTTGATTTGGCCGAAAAGCAGGAACAGAAAGAAGAATTGCGGCTTAAAGTGATGGATATTGAACGCTCTGAAATTAGAATGATGTTTGAGGCGGGGACGATTAGCCGGGAACAGGCGAAGGAATTAAGGCGGTTCCTCAATTATATTGAGAATGTGACGTTGTACGAGTATGCCGAATAA
- a CDS encoding amino acid ABC transporter permease: MQLVLDNLPFLLKGAYYTLLITVVSMFFGLIIGVAAAVARLYGSKPVRGIARVYVSAIRGTPTLVQIIIVYYGLVEYGIMFGPLTAAYVALSINIGAYLSETFRGAIIAVPKGQTEAAYATGMTPWQAMRRIVFPQALRIAIPPMGNTFIGMLKETSLVSVITVTELLRSADLLIAQYYVYMPFYIAVAVMYWILSTFFSSILSLAEKRLSIAY, encoded by the coding sequence ATGCAGCTCGTCTTGGACAACCTCCCTTTCCTGCTGAAAGGAGCGTATTATACGCTGCTGATTACAGTCGTATCCATGTTTTTCGGCTTAATCATCGGAGTTGCCGCTGCAGTCGCCAGGCTGTATGGCAGCAAGCCGGTACGCGGGATCGCACGCGTATATGTATCAGCCATTCGCGGCACGCCAACTCTGGTGCAAATCATTATCGTCTATTACGGCCTGGTGGAATACGGCATTATGTTCGGCCCGTTAACTGCGGCTTATGTTGCGCTCAGCATTAATATCGGAGCTTATTTGTCGGAGACGTTCCGCGGCGCCATTATTGCCGTGCCCAAAGGGCAGACGGAAGCGGCCTATGCAACGGGAATGACGCCTTGGCAAGCGATGCGCCGCATCGTGTTCCCGCAGGCGCTGCGCATCGCCATACCGCCGATGGGCAATACGTTTATCGGCATGCTGAAGGAAACCTCTCTTGTTTCCGTTATCACGGTTACGGAGCTGCTGCGGTCCGCTGATTTGCTGATCGCCCAATATTATGTATACATGCCGTTCTATATCGCCGTTGCCGTTATGTACTGGATTCTCAGCACTTTCTTCTCCTCCATCCTGTCGCTGGCGGAGAAACGCTTGTCCATCGCTTATTGA
- a CDS encoding OsmC family protein yields MQVQTVWKGKRAFDSTGPSGYRVQMDATAAYGGDSKGTTPMELVLSALAGCIGIDVTMILDAFLDKVKSIEIETTGARKETQPTGFTAIELLFRVEGDIPDYRFWKAIELGKQKYCAVSDSLKADITYRLILNGTEYVKPE; encoded by the coding sequence ATGCAGGTTCAAACCGTATGGAAAGGCAAACGGGCATTTGATTCCACAGGCCCGTCGGGCTACCGTGTTCAGATGGATGCTACGGCCGCTTATGGCGGCGACAGTAAAGGCACAACGCCGATGGAACTGGTGCTGTCGGCGCTGGCCGGCTGTATCGGGATTGACGTCACGATGATATTGGATGCTTTTTTGGATAAAGTGAAATCAATCGAGATCGAGACGACCGGCGCCCGCAAGGAGACGCAGCCAACTGGCTTTACGGCCATTGAGCTTCTATTCCGCGTGGAAGGCGATATTCCCGACTACCGGTTCTGGAAGGCGATCGAGCTGGGCAAGCAAAAATATTGCGCCGTAAGCGACTCCTTAAAGGCGGACATTACTTACCGCCTGATCTTAAACGGCACGGAGTACGTCAAGCCGGAATAG
- a CDS encoding ABC transporter permease, translating to MNANKHAVKPVSFAVTNAVFIGRSLRHSLRNMESLMMAVMLPVMLMLLFTYVFGGAIAPGGDYVNYVVPGIILLCAGFGSSSTAVDVATDMSNGIIDRFRTMPIRSISVVTGHVAASLVRNLLATCIVIGVALLVGFRPSAGLAEWLGALGVIILFILAFTWLFAAIGLVTGSPSAASGYGFALLFLPYLSSAFVPTSTMPSWLQGFAGHQPITPVIETIRGLLAGSADAGYAWQAAAWCAAILALSVLWCAISFRRRGGRR from the coding sequence ATGAATGCGAACAAACACGCGGTTAAACCTGTTTCATTTGCCGTCACCAATGCCGTCTTTATTGGAAGAAGCCTGCGCCACAGCCTGCGCAACATGGAGTCGTTAATGATGGCGGTTATGCTGCCGGTCATGCTGATGCTGCTGTTCACTTATGTATTTGGCGGCGCCATTGCACCCGGCGGCGATTATGTCAATTACGTCGTGCCGGGCATCATCTTGCTGTGCGCCGGATTCGGATCGTCCAGCACGGCGGTTGACGTTGCAACGGATATGAGCAATGGCATTATCGACCGGTTTCGGACGATGCCTATCCGCAGCATAAGCGTCGTCACCGGGCATGTAGCCGCCAGCCTTGTGCGAAATCTGCTTGCGACATGCATCGTGATCGGCGTTGCCCTGCTGGTCGGATTCCGGCCTTCTGCCGGGCTGGCCGAATGGCTGGGAGCGCTCGGAGTTATCATCCTGTTTATTCTCGCATTCACATGGCTGTTCGCCGCCATCGGCCTTGTGACGGGCAGCCCATCCGCCGCCAGCGGCTACGGCTTTGCCCTGCTGTTCCTGCCATACCTGTCCAGCGCCTTTGTCCCGACAAGCACCATGCCTTCATGGCTGCAAGGCTTTGCCGGACACCAGCCGATTACGCCGGTCATTGAGACGATCCGCGGATTGCTTGCCGGCTCAGCCGATGCGGGATACGCTTGGCAGGCAGCCGCCTGGTGCGCAGCCATACTGGCGCTGTCGGTGCTCTGGTGCGCCATTTCGTTCCGCCGCAGAGGCGGCCGCCGGTAA
- a CDS encoding amino acid ABC transporter ATP-binding protein, translating to MITTYGLHKSFQQHEVLKGIDLHVAKSEIVVLLGPSGSGKSTLLRSLNGLEQITAGRIEVNGIRLDAGLPARRQAKLIRDIRRQTGMVFQQFNLYPHMTVLGNVIEGLRTVKKMKKDAAVAIGERLLDRVGLKDKMDAYPSRLSGGQQQRAGIARALAMDPQIMLFDEPTSALDPELVGEVLLVMQELAQEGMTMLIVTHEMKFARNAANRIIFMADGVIVEEAPPEQFFEAPQQERSKRFLRQLSSYSPIL from the coding sequence ATGATTACTACCTACGGATTGCATAAGTCGTTCCAGCAGCATGAAGTGCTGAAAGGTATTGATCTTCATGTCGCAAAAAGCGAAATCGTCGTGCTGCTGGGGCCAAGCGGCTCGGGTAAAAGTACATTGTTACGCAGCTTAAACGGGCTGGAGCAAATAACGGCGGGCCGCATTGAGGTGAACGGCATTCGCCTGGATGCCGGGCTTCCGGCCAGGCGCCAGGCGAAGCTGATCCGCGATATCCGCCGCCAGACGGGGATGGTGTTTCAGCAGTTTAATTTATATCCGCATATGACGGTATTAGGCAATGTGATTGAAGGGCTTCGGACCGTCAAAAAAATGAAGAAGGACGCGGCTGTCGCCATCGGAGAACGCCTCCTCGACCGGGTCGGGCTGAAGGATAAAATGGATGCCTATCCGTCCCGCCTGTCCGGCGGCCAGCAGCAACGGGCCGGCATTGCGCGGGCGCTGGCGATGGACCCGCAAATTATGTTGTTCGACGAGCCAACCTCGGCGCTTGATCCCGAGCTTGTCGGCGAAGTGCTGCTGGTGATGCAGGAGCTCGCTCAGGAAGGCATGACGATGCTTATTGTCACCCATGAGATGAAATTTGCCCGCAACGCGGCAAACCGGATTATATTTATGGCCGATGGCGTTATAGTGGAAGAAGCGCCGCCGGAGCAGTTTTTTGAAGCTCCTCAGCAGGAGCGTTCCAAACGGTTTTTAAGGCAACTCTCTTCGTATTCCCCTATTCTTTGA
- a CDS encoding NAD(P)/FAD-dependent oxidoreductase — protein MSKLIVIGAGIAGASTAYQLAKLGADVLLVDRKDAGQATDAAAGIICPWISQRRNQAWYRLAKAGAKFYPKLIAALESEGETETGYSQVGALSIHTDAAKIGQIEDRACKRQADAPEIGEITRLDEQQTQKQFPLLADGYASVRISGAARVDGRALRDALIRSAQRNGAKLLQGDAALYAKSGRTAGVTIDGELYEADKVLICAGAWAGQLLQPLGLHFRVSYQKAQIMHLQVHRAAGNTGEWPVVMPPADQYLLAFENQKIVIGATHENDVEGYDTRVTAGGMQEVLEKGLALAPGLADSTFTEVRVGFRPFTPGFLPVIGAVPGWDNLFAVNGLGASGLTMGPYIGSQLAKLALGMELEVDLADYSLNGALADSSLL, from the coding sequence ATGAGTAAATTGATCGTGATCGGCGCCGGCATTGCCGGCGCATCAACCGCGTACCAGCTGGCCAAGCTTGGGGCGGACGTGCTTCTTGTAGACCGGAAAGATGCCGGGCAAGCAACGGATGCTGCCGCAGGCATCATCTGCCCCTGGATATCCCAGCGGCGCAACCAAGCCTGGTACCGGCTGGCAAAGGCGGGAGCAAAGTTTTATCCGAAGCTGATCGCAGCACTTGAGAGCGAAGGCGAGACGGAAACCGGATATTCGCAAGTTGGCGCACTCAGCATTCATACCGATGCCGCCAAAATCGGCCAGATCGAAGATCGCGCCTGCAAGCGGCAGGCGGATGCGCCGGAAATCGGCGAAATTACGCGGCTGGATGAGCAGCAAACCCAGAAGCAGTTTCCGCTGCTTGCAGACGGCTACGCGTCCGTGAGAATAAGCGGAGCTGCCCGTGTCGACGGCCGGGCGCTGCGGGATGCGCTCATCCGTTCGGCGCAGCGAAACGGCGCCAAGCTGCTGCAAGGGGATGCTGCGCTGTATGCCAAATCCGGACGGACGGCAGGCGTAACAATTGACGGCGAGTTGTACGAGGCGGACAAAGTGTTAATTTGTGCGGGCGCATGGGCGGGGCAGCTGCTGCAGCCGTTAGGCCTTCATTTTCGGGTAAGCTACCAAAAAGCGCAAATCATGCATTTACAAGTTCATCGTGCCGCAGGGAATACCGGGGAATGGCCGGTCGTAATGCCGCCTGCGGACCAGTATTTGCTTGCATTCGAGAATCAAAAAATCGTCATCGGCGCTACCCACGAGAATGATGTGGAGGGCTATGACACCCGCGTAACTGCAGGCGGCATGCAGGAAGTGCTGGAGAAGGGCTTAGCGCTGGCTCCGGGACTTGCGGACAGCACGTTTACCGAGGTGCGGGTAGGCTTTCGCCCTTTCACGCCGGGGTTTCTCCCGGTAATCGGCGCTGTTCCCGGATGGGACAATTTGTTTGCCGTTAACGGGCTTGGCGCATCCGGTTTAACGATGGGGCCGTACATCGGCAGCCAGCTGGCGAAGCTTGCATTAGGCATGGAGCTGGAGGTGGACCTTGCCGATTACAGCCTGAACGGGGCATTAGCAGACAGCAGCCTATTATAA